In the Octadecabacter sp. SW4 genome, one interval contains:
- a CDS encoding carbohydrate ABC transporter permease → MERTLFWNIMFYFAVFLIVVIAVYPFYYAVITSFESGTALFTPNFLPESFSLSNYKNVLGQSSFIRSLVNSVFIAGVTVCFALLLAVTASYALARVRFRGRGLLLMTILGVSMFPQIAVLSGLYELVNLLGIYNKPYALILSYTIFTLPFTVWVLTTFMRDLPVEIEEAAIVDGATPWVIITKVFLPLLWPALVTTGLLAFIGAWNEFLFALTFTISETQRTVPVAIALLSGASQQEIPWGSIMAASVIVTVPLIVLVLIFQRKIVAGLTAGGVKG, encoded by the coding sequence ATGGAACGCACCCTTTTCTGGAACATCATGTTCTACTTCGCGGTCTTTCTGATCGTCGTGATCGCGGTTTATCCGTTCTACTATGCGGTGATCACCAGCTTTGAGAGTGGCACCGCGCTGTTCACGCCGAACTTCCTGCCTGAGTCATTCTCGCTGTCCAACTACAAGAATGTGCTGGGGCAAAGCAGCTTTATTCGCTCGCTTGTCAACTCGGTCTTCATTGCCGGTGTAACGGTCTGCTTTGCGCTGCTTCTGGCGGTGACGGCATCCTATGCTTTGGCACGCGTGCGTTTTCGCGGGCGCGGATTACTGTTGATGACAATCCTCGGCGTGTCGATGTTCCCGCAGATCGCCGTGCTGTCGGGCCTTTATGAACTGGTCAACCTGCTGGGCATCTACAATAAACCCTACGCACTGATCCTCAGCTATACGATCTTTACGCTGCCCTTTACGGTCTGGGTGCTGACCACATTCATGCGTGACCTGCCCGTCGAGATCGAAGAAGCGGCGATCGTCGATGGCGCAACCCCTTGGGTGATCATCACCAAGGTGTTCCTGCCGCTCTTGTGGCCAGCACTTGTGACAACCGGCCTTCTGGCTTTCATCGGCGCTTGGAACGAGTTTCTGTTCGCCCTGACCTTCACGATTTCCGAAACGCAGCGCACCGTGCCCGTGGCCATCGCCTTGCTGTCGGGTGCAAGCCAGCAGGAAATCCCCTGGGGCTCGATCATGGCGGCCAGCGTTATCGTCACGGTTCCGCTGATCGTTCTGGTCCTCATTTTCCAACGCAAGATCGTCGCGGGTCTGACCGCTGGCGGCGTCAAAGGCTAA